The following DNA comes from Methanothermus fervidus DSM 2088.
AAGAAATAAATACCAAAATACCATCTCCATTTGCCTTTAACATTGTTGCACAAAGTTATTTAGATGTACTAAAATATGATGAAAGAAGAGAATTTATAAAAAGAATGCATCAAGCAATCGTAGAAAAAATTAAATCGAATCAAGATCTTTAAAGTATGGTTTTATGTCTATTATTGGTGATCCATTTAATGCATCTAACCATTTAACAATTAGTTTATTTCCCTCCACTTTTTCTAATTTAACTAAACACATGCCAATTGGATTTGGTCTGTCTGGAGACCTTGTTGCAAACACTCCTCCTCTTTTAACCACCAAAACATCTCTATTTCCTCTATCCATCCAATAAAGCACGATAAGGTATTTATATTTTTCGATGCCTTTTAATCCATCCCTATATTTTTTAAATATTTTTATAATGCTTTTATTTTCACTACGTCTCCCTTGTCTTGGGGCTTCTTTTCTTTTATTATATTGAGATTTTACGATGCCTATCGGATATAATTCCATACTTTTATATTTTTCTTTTTTACAAATAATATGTTTATGAAAACCGATGTTGTAATAATTGGTGCAGGTCCTGCAGGACTTCTTGCAGCTAATGAATTAAGTGATTATTTTAATGTAATTGTCATTGATAAAGGAAAAGACATTGATAAAAGGGTTTGTTTAGCATTAAAAGATGGTAAATGTAGAAGATGTTCACCATGCAATATAATGAGTGGCATGGGTGGTGCTGGAGGACTATCTGATGGAAAACTAAATTTAGATCCTAATATTGGTGGAAATTTGACAGAATTTGTATCAAAAAAAGAGGCTATGGAACTCATAAGAGAAGTGGATGAATTTTTTGTAAAGCATGGTGCTCCAAAAAAATTATATATCCCCAATGAAGATAAAGCTTTAGAAATTTCAAAAAAAGCTGCAGCTCATGGAATAAAATTTATACCTATTGTACAAAGACATATAGGGTCTGATAGGACACAAAAAGTCATTAAATCTATTAAAAATGACTTA
Coding sequences within:
- a CDS encoding protein of unknown function UPF0066 (COGs: COG1720 conserved hypothetical protein~InterPro IPR001378~KEGG: tpd:Teth39_0650 hypothetical protein~PFAM: protein of unknown function UPF0066~SPTR: C8SBB5 Putative uncharacterized protein~PFAM: Uncharacterised protein family UPF0066~TIGRFAM: probable methyltransferase, YaeB/AF_0241 family), whose protein sequence is MELYPIGIVKSQYNKRKEAPRQGRRSENKSIIKIFKKYRDGLKGIEKYKYLIVLYWMDRGNRDVLVVKRGGVFATRSPDRPNPIGMCLVKLEKVEGNKLIVKWLDALNGSPIIDIKPYFKDLDSI